The following DNA comes from Tunturibacter psychrotolerans.
AATTTTTCTGACGGTCGTGGCCGCCGGCGCGCCGTACTCGTCCATTAGACCGGAGAAAAATTCTCCTATCCTGGCGGCATCGCCTTTCAGATCAGCGATCGCTTTGCCTCCAAACTCCTTTACCAGGCCGCTGAGATAATCGTCTACGGCCGGGAGGGCGGAGCAGGCGCCGACCATCAACTTGCCGAGCGCCGGCGCAATGCCACCGATGAGCACGCTGACAATATTCAGCAGCGCACTGCCAAAGCCTTCTTTCCTGATCCGCGCCGCCAAGCCGCCGAACAGACTATCCAAGCCCTCGGAAGCGCGATCCGCGATGGAGTTCTTCAGGTTAAGGAGGAACGGCAAAACCCCGGGAGCGTACGTCTCGATCACTTCGGCAAGGGCAGCCTTGCCTTTTTCCAGGCCCGCCTTCAGGCCCTGGCCCAATCCCTCGGCCACGCTGGACGCCTCGCGGCCTGCGCCGGAAACGAACCTGCCGAGCTTCGTATCCCAGAATCCGGATGATTGCCGGCGAACTCCAGGAGTGCGGTCAGGTGAGATCGAGGAAGCGGCGCCGTTTCCGGTCACGTGATCCGCGATCTGTTCAGCCTCCTTTTCTAAAGGATCGCGGGGATGGCCGATCGCGATCGCCGCATGCATTGCCCTCGTGGAGGAGGGAACCTTTCCTTCCTTTTGCTGCACGGTATGCGTGAGCTCATGCGCGAGTAGATGCTGCCCCTCCTTTGACTGCGGCGCGTACCTACCGGCAGCGAAGAAAATATCTGCATTGGAAGTGTAGGCATCGGCCGCCAGGGCGTCGGCCGATTGGGCTGCTCGAGTGTCGGTGTGAACCCGGACGTCTGAGAAGTCGCTGCCAAAGCGCGGCTCCATGAATGCGCGTGTGTCCGAGTCCAGAGGTTGACCAGGGCTGTCAGCAGGAATGACGCTGGCATCCACTACTCCGCCACCTGCACCCAAGCTCGATGCCTGCCGCTGCAGAATTGTGGGTTCTTCCTCAACGACAGCTTTTTTCTGGCAAGCCGAGCAAGAACCGCCGCACGAGCATTCGCGCTGAATCAGCGAAGATAGACGAAGCCGGGCAACGAAATGTTGTGCCTGGTGATTCCCGGCGCCCTGCTGGACGCAGCGCATGATGAGCATGCGCATTTCGCCACTTGCACGACGCTGAAGCAAGGGGCCCAGTTTTGCATTCGATTCGCCCGAGCCGTCTCCACCAAGCGCGCTGAAGGCGCCGGCCAGCGGGCGCAGGGACGTATCTTGAAGCATGGCTTCCCTGGCCGCAGACTCGGGATGCTTCCGCTCCGAATTATGGTCCAACTGCACGGCTTCAGGCGCGAGGGACACGGTTCTCCTTTAGTTCTGGGCGACGTAAAAGAGCAAGTCCCGGCTGCACTTTAGGCCCCGGCAACCGCAGATCGGGCGCAGTTAACACAGGGCCGCCCAAACGCGGAACGGCGTAAGCGCCGGGGGTGAAGTATTTGATCCGTTTGCTCATGAAAGAGTCGGTTGTTTCGGTCCTGACCACCGCCTCCGCGGGCTGCGGGACACGAGCGATGTCATCGTGATTTTCGGCCTCCAGGGGAGAGCCCGTAATCGAACGGATCATTGCCACCATACCGGTTCCCTTTCCCCGTAATCCAACCTCCTTGGGCTGCTTTTCGGGCTTGCTGTTCTGCTCCACCGGGTTGACCGACGACAGCTCAACTTGCGCCTGCTGCACTTCGACTCCCCGCGACGGCTTGCTTCGCCAGAAGAACATCCACCGAAACATGAGGCTGCATCTTCCCCTACTTCAACTTCACGTGCGCCAGCGCGTCGACCAATGCTTTGAGCGCGTTGCGTGTGTTTGCATCGAGATTCGAGTTGTCGCCAATCTGGTCAACAACCGCTTGCGCCCCTTTGGTTGGCAAATCCTTGCCCAGAGACTCGGCCTCATCCTGAATCCACTTCGGCATCCCCAGCTTTTTCGCAGCTTTCCTTAAGACGCGGCCGGCAAGATCGGCTACAGACATTCCGGCGTGGGCTTTTTCTTCTTCCTGCGCTTCGCGCACGGCACGATCAGCCTGGCGAAGTCTCTCCTCCAGCTCCTCACCCGGTGTCTGAGCTTTGGGATGATACTTGAGGTCGATTGGCCTGGGTGCGGGAGCAGGTGGCGCCTGGACGGGAGCGGGCGGGGTCAGGACGGATGATGGCTTGAAGAACGTCCGCGCCATTACGTCGATCTCCACGCGCCGATTCTTTGCCTCGTAGCCTTTGCTAGGAACCGACGGTGAACTTTCTCCCAAGCTGCTGGCGTGCAGTTGGTTTGCAGGGATACCTTTATTGACCAGATAATCGCGGACAGTCTCAGCGCGCTTCTGTCCTATCGTAAGGTTGTGGGTTTCGGTTCCGGGCGCATCGGCGAATCCGACAATGGTAACAAACGTGTCCGGAGCGGAGGTGAGCGTGCTCTGCAAACGTATGACAAACGCATCGAGCTTCTTGCTTTGCTCGCCGCTGAGCGCACACCTATCAATCTCAAAGCCGTCGACGGTGAGCGAGTCAGATGGGAGTAAGTGAACCGACGGATGCGCCCCGGGTGCAGCTTGACGCTGCATCGCCGGAACTGCGGCCGCGACAGGAAGCACTGCAGCGTGGCCGGAAACCACCG
Coding sequences within:
- a CDS encoding eCIS core domain-containing protein — protein: MNWWRTGKRPQDHLPEPAAHGPESEAVAQKENPVLALQRAAGNRAVQKILSSAEGKPIAEDERPKLESAFGQDLREVRVHLDEDAAELAANAGANAFTVGRDIYFAAGAYGPATLAHEVGHVMQQAHADSFLPAENASLEHQADSAASAVVSGHAAVLPVAAAVPAMQRQAAPGAHPSVHLLPSDSLTVDGFEIDRCALSGEQSKKLDAFVIRLQSTLTSAPDTFVTIVGFADAPGTETHNLTIGQKRAETVRDYLVNKGIPANQLHASSLGESSPSVPSKGYEAKNRRVEIDVMARTFFKPSSVLTPPAPVQAPPAPAPRPIDLKYHPKAQTPGEELEERLRQADRAVREAQEEEKAHAGMSVADLAGRVLRKAAKKLGMPKWIQDEAESLGKDLPTKGAQAVVDQIGDNSNLDANTRNALKALVDALAHVKLK